A genomic region of Candidatus Bathyarchaeia archaeon contains the following coding sequences:
- a CDS encoding 50S ribosomal protein L14 has product MAAKAKTRGLIARGVIGQRPKISRGLPAGSILKCADNTGARELRLIQVMGYKGRLRRVPSAAVGDRITVSVKHGTPDMRKKIFQAVVVRQRMPFRRADGVWVQFEDNAAVIITPEGEMKGSEIRGPVAKEAAERWPRIASAASIII; this is encoded by the coding sequence ATGGCTGCAAAAGCAAAAACAAGGGGCCTTATTGCAAGGGGAGTGATCGGTCAAAGGCCAAAAATCTCTAGGGGGTTGCCAGCCGGCTCCATCTTGAAATGTGCGGACAATACCGGAGCTCGAGAGCTGCGCCTAATTCAAGTTATGGGTTATAAGGGCAGGCTTAGGCGTGTGCCCTCCGCTGCTGTTGGCGACCGCATAACAGTCTCTGTTAAACATGGAACCCCCGACATGAGAAAAAAGATATTCCAAGCAGTTGTTGTTAGGCAAAGAATGCCTTTCAGAAGGGCTGACGGCGTATGGGTTCAATTTGAAGACAACGCGGCGGTAATAATAACCCCGGAGGGCGAAATGAAAGGCTCTGAAATTCGCGGACCAGTGGCGAAGGAGGCGGCTGAAAGGTGGCCCAGAATAGCAAGTGCTGCCAGCATCATAATCTAG
- a CDS encoding 30S ribosomal protein S17: MALTFKKPKKTCNDRNCPFHGSLPIRGRILEGVVVSAKMDKTVIVRHDYLKYVPKFMRYERRRSRIPSHNPPCIDAKEGDRVVIAECRPISKTVSFVVVEKKEEAQ; encoded by the coding sequence ATGGCATTAACCTTTAAAAAACCTAAGAAAACCTGTAATGACCGGAACTGCCCATTTCATGGAAGCCTTCCAATAAGAGGCCGCATATTAGAGGGCGTGGTGGTAAGCGCGAAAATGGATAAAACCGTCATAGTGCGCCACGACTATCTGAAATATGTCCCAAAGTTCATGAGGTATGAAAGGCGGCGGAGTCGTATCCCATCCCATAACCCGCCATGCATAGACGCAAAGGAAGGCGACCGTGTCGTAATAGCCGAATGTCGACCAATAAGCAAGACGGTCTCCTTTGTTGTTGTGGAAAAGAAAGAGGAGGCGCAATAG
- the rplX gene encoding 50S ribosomal protein L24 → MQVITKTSKPSKQRKMLFQAPDHIRYKHFAAPLSPELRKSYGTRSLPVRSGDTVRVMRGDHKGFEGKVARVDRKKFRIYVEGLTREKVDGSTVFVPIHPSKVMITKLNLDDKWRKKILQRRKEAKEVAEKIVEKPPEEIRVVEEKPPAVEELPPKEKKPVRRKRAAKKPKKKGEEKAEEKTQEEKKKAGKKRKKAEESKLG, encoded by the coding sequence ATGCAGGTAATAACCAAAACGTCTAAACCTTCAAAACAGAGAAAGATGCTTTTCCAAGCCCCAGACCACATACGCTACAAGCATTTCGCTGCTCCCTTATCGCCTGAACTAAGAAAATCTTATGGAACTAGAAGCCTTCCGGTGAGAAGTGGCGACACGGTTCGCGTTATGAGGGGAGACCATAAAGGGTTTGAGGGGAAGGTTGCCCGCGTTGATAGGAAAAAGTTTAGGATTTATGTTGAAGGCTTGACCCGAGAAAAGGTTGACGGCTCAACCGTTTTTGTTCCAATACACCCATCAAAGGTCATGATAACAAAACTTAACCTCGATGATAAGTGGCGAAAGAAAATTCTGCAAAGGCGGAAGGAAGCCAAAGAAGTCGCAGAAAAAATTGTGGAGAAACCTCCAGAAGAAATAAGGGTTGTTGAGGAAAAGCCTCCCGCCGTAGAAGAGCTACCGCCAAAAGAGAAAAAGCCGGTGAGGAGAAAAAGAGCTGCAAAGAAGCCGAAGAAAAAGGGAGAAGAAAAAGCAGAGGAAAAGACACAAGAGGAAAAGAAAAAAGCTGGAAAAAAGCGCAAAAAAGCGGAGGAATCCAAACTTGGGTAG
- a CDS encoding helix-turn-helix domain-containing protein: MSAKIKTTLKRAGLTEYEADAYLLLIEKGALTAKQISYGAQIPYSKVYQVLNSLEKKGWIEAARKRPSRYFPKSPEIALKTAKAAFENEWLQIEKTITDELLPIYERLKTKEKYDVWLLRGALNIISKFKEMAKKCRQEMLIALPFTKEEFLLDFYQLLHSFIGEKVLVRFMMLKGLSENVYGMLSKIGEVKCREKMFGGGAISDSSEVLLLFSDERGEISAIWSDHPGLAALAKDYFNYLWKEPEE; the protein is encoded by the coding sequence ATGAGCGCAAAAATAAAGACCACGCTTAAACGAGCTGGACTGACAGAATATGAGGCGGATGCGTACCTACTGCTCATAGAGAAGGGCGCGCTAACAGCCAAACAAATAAGCTACGGAGCACAAATACCCTACTCCAAAGTTTACCAAGTCCTGAACAGCCTAGAAAAGAAGGGGTGGATAGAGGCAGCAAGAAAAAGACCGAGCAGATACTTTCCAAAATCACCTGAAATAGCCCTAAAAACGGCTAAGGCAGCCTTTGAGAATGAGTGGCTGCAAATCGAGAAAACCATAACCGACGAGCTGCTCCCCATTTATGAGAGGCTGAAAACCAAAGAGAAGTATGATGTTTGGCTTCTGAGAGGCGCATTAAACATAATTTCAAAGTTTAAGGAAATGGCTAAAAAATGTAGGCAGGAGATGCTCATAGCCCTACCATTCACCAAAGAAGAGTTTCTGCTGGATTTCTACCAGTTGCTCCACTCTTTTATCGGCGAAAAGGTGCTGGTTCGCTTCATGATGTTGAAAGGATTAAGCGAAAACGTGTATGGGATGCTTTCAAAAATCGGCGAGGTTAAATGTCGAGAAAAAATGTTTGGCGGTGGAGCCATATCAGACAGCAGCGAAGTTTTACTGCTTTTCAGCGACGAAAGGGGCGAGATAAGCGCCATATGGTCTGACCATCCAGGCTTGGCGGCACTAGCCAAAGACTACTTCAACTATTTGTGGAAAGAGCCAGAAGAGTGA
- the hypD gene encoding hydrogenase formation protein HypD, translating to MFKHLKFRDPNLTKRVIGKIREAAPKRDTVKICHVCGTHEWTITHFGLRSLLPQNVEVIAGPGCPVCVTPASEIDEAVQLALKGVVVTCFGDVLRVPGSEKSLLDAKAEGADVRVVYSALDAVKMAKKEPDKEFAFFAIGFETTAPSTALEVLKKPPKNLSFLVSHRLIPPAMELLLGIGDLHIDGFIAPGHVSTIIGLKAYEIFPKAYRMPTVVAGFEPLDVLFAIYMVLKQVKDNAARLENEYVRAVSWEGNVKAQELMHKAFKIVDGEWRGLGKLPSSAFKLREEYSEYDARERFGVKISHGRDLLPGCQCHLVMIGKIKPTECPLFMKACTPQKPMGACMVSMEGTCSIWAKAINT from the coding sequence ATGTTTAAGCATTTAAAATTTAGAGACCCTAATTTAACGAAGCGTGTCATCGGAAAAATCCGTGAAGCTGCTCCAAAACGTGATACCGTGAAGATATGCCATGTCTGCGGCACCCACGAGTGGACGATAACCCATTTTGGACTGAGAAGCCTTCTACCACAAAACGTTGAGGTCATAGCCGGACCGGGATGCCCAGTATGTGTGACACCAGCCTCTGAAATAGACGAGGCTGTGCAACTAGCCCTAAAAGGGGTGGTTGTCACATGCTTTGGAGATGTACTCCGCGTGCCAGGGTCTGAAAAATCTCTTTTAGATGCCAAGGCGGAAGGCGCAGACGTCAGAGTCGTCTACAGCGCGTTAGACGCTGTTAAAATGGCTAAAAAAGAGCCAGATAAAGAATTCGCCTTTTTCGCCATAGGCTTTGAAACAACAGCCCCCTCAACCGCCCTAGAAGTTCTGAAAAAACCGCCAAAAAACCTAAGCTTTCTGGTCTCCCATCGTCTTATACCACCAGCAATGGAGCTTCTCCTCGGAATAGGAGACCTCCACATAGACGGTTTCATCGCTCCAGGGCACGTGAGCACCATCATAGGTTTAAAAGCCTATGAAATTTTCCCGAAAGCTTATCGCATGCCAACCGTAGTGGCTGGATTTGAACCATTAGATGTACTATTTGCCATATACATGGTCTTAAAACAGGTCAAGGATAATGCGGCACGTTTAGAAAATGAGTATGTTAGGGCTGTAAGCTGGGAAGGAAATGTCAAAGCACAAGAGCTAATGCATAAGGCATTCAAAATTGTGGATGGAGAATGGCGCGGTTTAGGAAAACTTCCATCATCAGCATTCAAATTGAGAGAAGAATACAGCGAATACGACGCACGGGAAAGGTTCGGGGTAAAAATCAGTCACGGGAGAGACCTATTGCCGGGATGCCAGTGCCATCTTGTAATGATCGGAAAGATTAAGCCCACAGAATGCCCCCTCTTTATGAAAGCTTGCACTCCGCAGAAGCCTATGGGCGCATGTATGGTAAGCATGGAAGGAACCTGCAGCATATGGGCAAAGGCAATAAATACCTAG
- a CDS encoding radical SAM protein, which produces MQKQEEARFETYSTSLCPECLNRVPMRIYEEHGVIYLEKTCPEHGKFEDVYWGDAELFKWIFREWYNAKYIGSGLENPRTKTVKGCPYDCGLCTQHKSYTVLGIIDVTNRCNMACPVCFAYAGAVNYVYEPTYEQIVDMIKLLRNNKPWACNALQFSGGEPTIRNDLPQLVAEAKKAGVEHVEVNTNGLRLAEDIDYFKKLLDAGMSTLYLQFDGLREEIYKKTRGRTDFVKIKHKVLENARKIGLDSIVLVVTLARGVNDKDLGDIVRYAVENHDVVRCINIQPISMAGRARKDEMRKMRITVPDTIKLIEEQTNGIVTRWDWRPVNWPVPISKGMSIVKNRVYPEFTMHPMCGAATFLVVEKGGSYKPITQYVDVDRFAEIFWNIYYSGVKGKRTTAKMKMLELLPLVKSPLVRGLLKDVITKGSYEALGKFMRRIVMIGIMHFMDVWNFDLDRVQRCVIHYATPDGKIRPFCTYNSLHRNKVEKQFAISVSEWTEKFGKKLSEPV; this is translated from the coding sequence ATGCAAAAACAAGAAGAAGCAAGGTTTGAAACTTACTCAACAAGCCTATGTCCAGAATGCCTAAACAGGGTTCCCATGAGAATCTATGAGGAACACGGCGTAATATACCTTGAGAAAACATGCCCAGAACATGGAAAGTTTGAGGATGTTTATTGGGGGGACGCTGAGCTTTTCAAATGGATTTTCAGAGAATGGTACAACGCCAAATACATCGGAAGTGGATTAGAGAACCCCCGCACAAAAACCGTTAAGGGGTGTCCCTACGACTGTGGCTTATGCACCCAACACAAGTCCTACACGGTTTTAGGCATAATAGACGTCACAAACCGCTGCAACATGGCTTGCCCCGTCTGCTTCGCCTATGCCGGGGCGGTCAACTATGTCTATGAACCAACATACGAACAGATTGTAGACATGATCAAACTGCTTAGAAACAATAAGCCATGGGCTTGCAATGCGCTTCAGTTCAGCGGGGGCGAACCAACAATAAGAAATGATCTGCCACAACTGGTCGCGGAGGCGAAAAAGGCGGGTGTGGAGCACGTGGAAGTGAACACTAATGGCTTGCGCCTTGCAGAAGACATCGACTACTTCAAAAAGCTTTTAGACGCCGGCATGAGCACACTTTACCTTCAATTTGACGGTTTAAGGGAAGAAATCTACAAGAAAACAAGGGGCAGAACAGACTTCGTAAAAATCAAGCATAAGGTTTTGGAAAACGCTAGAAAAATAGGCTTAGACTCGATAGTTTTAGTCGTAACCCTTGCAAGAGGTGTAAACGACAAAGACCTCGGCGACATAGTACGCTATGCAGTTGAAAACCACGATGTTGTCAGATGCATAAACATTCAACCCATTTCCATGGCTGGGAGAGCCCGAAAGGACGAGATGCGGAAAATGCGCATAACAGTGCCAGACACCATTAAACTGATAGAGGAACAGACAAACGGAATTGTCACGCGTTGGGACTGGCGTCCCGTCAATTGGCCTGTTCCAATTTCCAAGGGCATGAGCATTGTAAAGAATAGAGTTTATCCAGAATTCACAATGCATCCCATGTGTGGAGCGGCAACCTTCCTTGTTGTTGAAAAGGGCGGCTCATACAAGCCCATTACGCAGTATGTAGATGTTGACCGTTTCGCCGAAATCTTCTGGAACATCTACTATTCTGGCGTTAAGGGCAAGAGGACAACAGCGAAAATGAAGATGTTGGAACTATTGCCATTAGTGAAGTCGCCGCTTGTTAGAGGCTTGCTTAAAGATGTTATAACGAAGGGAAGTTATGAAGCGCTTGGAAAATTCATGCGCAGAATAGTCATGATTGGGATAATGCACTTTATGGACGTCTGGAACTTTGACCTAGACCGCGTGCAAAGATGCGTCATACACTACGCAACGCCCGACGGCAAGATTAGACCCTTCTGCACATACAACAGCCTTCACAGAAACAAAGTGGAAAAACAGTTCGCCATTTCAGTCAGCGAGTGGACTGAAAAGTTTGGGAAGAAGCTAAGCGAGCCTGTTTAA
- the hypE gene encoding hydrogenase expression/formation protein HypE, giving the protein MKRNGHITMLHGAGGTVMHDLVKNYVLKYFGSAKSSSFEVPLEALDDAAVVGDIVLKSDSHAVKPIFFPGGDIGRLAVSGTVNDIAVLGAEPYALACGFILEEGLPLTDFERILASMEQTCREANVSIVTGDTKVVEKGSLGGCVVNVSGIGRRTEALEKNLAVVKRFRGDFKTRWILDSNLKPGDKIILSGTIGDHGLAVLSAQEGLSFGSDIKSDVKPLNQLIQRLLGDVGGVVAMKDPTRGGLADALNEFSEKSKVGILVHEEKIPIRENVRAACEMLGLDPLEVGNEGKIIIGVVREKAEEILKLLKTTEEGKEAEIIGETTKDFKGVAMQTVVGGKRIIARPVGDPVPRIC; this is encoded by the coding sequence ATGAAGAGGAACGGACACATCACAATGTTGCACGGTGCCGGCGGAACAGTCATGCACGACCTCGTCAAAAACTACGTTCTAAAATACTTTGGCAGTGCAAAAAGCTCAAGTTTTGAGGTGCCCCTTGAGGCTTTAGACGACGCCGCGGTTGTCGGCGACATCGTTTTGAAAAGCGACTCTCATGCTGTGAAACCCATATTCTTCCCCGGCGGAGACATTGGACGCCTAGCAGTCTCTGGCACTGTTAATGACATTGCAGTTTTAGGGGCCGAACCCTACGCCTTGGCATGTGGCTTCATTTTAGAAGAAGGCTTACCCCTAACAGATTTTGAAAGGATTCTAGCAAGCATGGAACAAACGTGCCGGGAAGCCAATGTAAGTATTGTCACAGGCGACACAAAAGTTGTAGAGAAGGGAAGCCTAGGCGGATGCGTGGTGAATGTTTCTGGAATCGGACGGAGAACAGAAGCCTTGGAAAAAAATTTGGCAGTCGTTAAACGTTTTAGAGGCGACTTTAAGACCCGTTGGATTTTAGACTCAAACCTTAAACCAGGAGACAAAATAATACTTTCCGGCACAATAGGCGACCATGGCTTGGCGGTCTTGTCAGCCCAAGAGGGCCTAAGCTTTGGAAGCGACATCAAATCCGATGTTAAACCCTTAAACCAACTCATCCAGCGTTTGTTAGGGGATGTTGGCGGCGTAGTCGCCATGAAAGACCCCACACGTGGTGGCTTGGCAGACGCCCTAAACGAGTTCAGCGAAAAATCAAAGGTTGGCATACTAGTCCATGAGGAAAAGATTCCAATAAGGGAAAATGTACGAGCAGCATGCGAAATGCTGGGATTAGACCCATTGGAGGTTGGGAACGAAGGAAAAATAATAATAGGTGTAGTAAGAGAAAAAGCTGAAGAAATTCTAAAACTGTTGAAAACGACAGAGGAAGGAAAAGAAGCGGAAATCATAGGTGAAACTACTAAAGATTTTAAGGGTGTTGCCATGCAAACCGTGGTTGGCGGAAAAAGAATAATAGCAAGGCCAGTAGGAGACCCTGTTCCAAGAATATGCTAA
- a CDS encoding HypC/HybG/HupF family hydrogenase formation chaperone: MMCLAIPAKVVSVQGNVARVDFGGGIIREVDISLVEVKPDDYVLVHAGYAIQVLSREEAEETLRLWSELLETEEKLERNNI, encoded by the coding sequence ATGATGTGTTTAGCTATCCCAGCGAAAGTTGTAAGCGTTCAAGGTAATGTTGCAAGAGTGGATTTTGGAGGAGGCATAATAAGGGAGGTTGACATAAGCCTCGTAGAAGTCAAGCCTGATGATTATGTGCTTGTCCATGCTGGTTACGCCATCCAAGTTTTAAGCAGAGAAGAAGCAGAAGAAACACTGCGTTTATGGAGTGAACTTCTAGAAACTGAAGAAAAGCTTGAACGAAATAATATATGA
- a CDS encoding ribonuclease P protein component 1, giving the protein MKVTPDIIRYEFIGTEVKVARSTHSGYVGLRGKVIDETRNTFTILHDGKRKIVIKDSSVFHFKFPDGTVVEIDGKLLVGRPEDRLKKRVRRLW; this is encoded by the coding sequence ATGAAGGTGACGCCAGACATAATACGATACGAGTTTATTGGAACCGAAGTGAAAGTTGCCCGAAGTACTCATAGCGGCTATGTGGGACTGCGTGGCAAGGTAATTGACGAAACGCGGAACACGTTCACTATACTTCATGATGGTAAAAGGAAAATTGTTATAAAAGATTCTTCCGTGTTTCATTTCAAGTTTCCTGATGGAACCGTTGTTGAAATTGATGGTAAGCTTCTTGTTGGAAGACCTGAAGACCGCCTCAAAAAACGTGTTAGGAGGCTTTGGTGA
- a CDS encoding 30S ribosomal protein S3, whose translation MSVVKHFISKSRKRAEIDEFLQKKLEKAGYGGVNISETPLGTHIVIYAMRPGLVIGRSGETIRELAKILEEKFKVSNPQISVSEIEVPELNPYIVATRIASALQRGVHFRRAGFWALNQVMEAGALGVEIIISGKLRTERARYEKFRSGYLPKCGDPALKYMRKAEVHVQLKPGIYGVKVRIMPPDAKFPDKIQIVEAPPAEETLEEVLEETPTEETREASEEEKEKEEAAE comes from the coding sequence ATGTCCGTCGTTAAACATTTTATCTCAAAATCGAGGAAAAGAGCTGAAATCGACGAATTTCTGCAGAAAAAACTTGAAAAAGCTGGTTACGGCGGGGTAAACATTTCAGAAACCCCCCTCGGAACCCACATAGTCATTTATGCCATGCGCCCCGGCCTCGTGATAGGGAGGAGTGGCGAGACTATAAGGGAACTCGCAAAAATATTAGAGGAGAAATTCAAAGTTTCAAACCCGCAAATTTCAGTTTCTGAAATCGAGGTTCCGGAGTTGAACCCATACATTGTTGCCACACGCATAGCCTCAGCCCTACAGAGGGGAGTGCACTTTAGACGAGCAGGTTTCTGGGCTTTAAACCAAGTTATGGAGGCTGGAGCCTTAGGGGTAGAAATAATCATTAGTGGAAAACTGCGAACTGAACGAGCCAGATATGAAAAGTTTAGGAGTGGCTACTTGCCAAAGTGTGGAGACCCCGCCCTAAAATATATGCGTAAAGCCGAAGTACACGTCCAGCTTAAACCAGGCATTTACGGCGTTAAAGTTAGGATAATGCCTCCAGACGCCAAGTTTCCAGACAAAATCCAAATAGTTGAGGCCCCACCGGCAGAAGAAACGCTTGAAGAGGTTTTAGAAGAGACACCTACAGAAGAGACTAGGGAGGCAAGCGAAGAAGAAAAAGAGAAGGAGGAGGCAGCAGAATAA
- the rplV gene encoding 50S ribosomal protein L22: MPKWGYSIPEEALDPEKTVKASGREVRVSHKSAREVCGAIKGMMLAEAKKFLRDVIAKKRAVPFTRFKKKAAHRHGLERAYAGRYPIKAAKQILKILEGAEANAENKGLDIERLKIIHASAYPGMKIKRYMPRAFGRATPKFETLTHIEIALEEQPEVTAEEA, translated from the coding sequence GTGCCAAAATGGGGATACTCCATACCGGAAGAGGCATTAGACCCTGAGAAAACGGTTAAGGCAAGCGGGCGAGAGGTTAGGGTATCCCATAAATCTGCCCGCGAAGTATGCGGTGCAATAAAGGGCATGATGCTTGCAGAAGCCAAAAAGTTTTTGAGGGATGTAATAGCCAAAAAGAGGGCAGTCCCATTCACAAGGTTTAAGAAGAAAGCCGCCCACCGCCATGGACTGGAAAGGGCTTATGCTGGCAGATACCCAATAAAGGCTGCGAAACAGATTCTTAAAATTCTCGAGGGCGCAGAAGCCAACGCTGAAAATAAGGGATTAGACATTGAAAGGCTCAAAATAATTCATGCTTCAGCCTATCCAGGAATGAAGATCAAACGTTACATGCCGAGAGCTTTTGGAAGAGCCACACCAAAATTCGAAACCCTAACCCACATTGAAATAGCCCTAGAAGAGCAGCCAGAGGTAACCGCGGAGGAAGCCTAA
- the hypF gene encoding carbamoyltransferase HypF, with the protein MIKLQEMDTVRVKVRVTGIIQGVGFRPFIYRIAVKNGLKGYVRNMGDAGVEILLEGGEKAIRSFLRDLKEKKPPLAHIHEIITLKLEGENQYTSFTIEKSSEESELSGSIIPPDVAICDECLKELREKGNPRYEYFFITCTDCGPRYTIIERLPYDRENTTMRDFPMCSFCQKEYKDPLNRRFHAQTVACPKCGPKVYLTTCKGELVSSNDPIREAGKLLVEGFIVAIKGYGGFHVAAATTKDEPLIRLRKAKHRRQKPFAIMARSLEVVRSFAEVSPKEAELLTSYTRPIVLLKKSSEYRLSNLVAPGLHNVGVMLPYTGLHYMLFDSVDEPAFVMTSANPPNQPIVKDDEEALKTLGAIVDYFLFHNRRIAHRCDDSVVRVHDEKLVFIRRSRGYAPAPIILREKAKKCVLALGGELNNTTCILLGNKAFISQHIGDVENIETRDFLEIAAKHLIRLTNSKVDAVACDLHPKFTTTKLAQNLAEENGWQLFQVQHHYAHVAALMAEHGVSEIVGVCCDGYGYGADGEAWGGEIILGLKDSMEFKRLAHLEKQPMIGADLATRYPLRMAAGILHKKVDVENWLMQNMGRFPHGESEVQLVLQQLKKGVGTVKTTSCGRILDAVAATLGVCFERTYEGEPAMKLESTAMNGKDVLTLKPIIEGNTLNTTELLLEIFENRDKCDIHDLAFSAHAYLAKGLAELAIEKALENGVKTVGFSGGVACNEILTRIMRETVEAAGLKFLVHEAVPPGDGGLSFGQAFTAGLLST; encoded by the coding sequence GTGATTAAGCTTCAAGAGATGGACACAGTGCGGGTCAAAGTTAGAGTCACTGGCATAATTCAAGGTGTTGGATTTCGCCCTTTCATATACCGCATAGCCGTAAAAAACGGCTTAAAAGGCTATGTTAGAAATATGGGTGACGCGGGAGTTGAAATTCTCCTAGAAGGTGGAGAAAAAGCCATCCGTAGTTTCCTAAGGGATTTGAAAGAAAAGAAGCCGCCACTGGCGCATATTCACGAAATTATTACATTAAAACTTGAAGGCGAAAACCAATATACAAGCTTTACAATCGAGAAAAGCTCTGAGGAGTCTGAGCTTTCTGGCTCTATTATTCCGCCAGATGTTGCCATATGTGACGAGTGCCTAAAGGAATTAAGGGAGAAAGGCAACCCCAGATACGAATACTTTTTCATAACGTGCACTGATTGCGGTCCAAGATACACAATTATTGAGAGGCTTCCCTATGACCGGGAAAACACCACAATGCGGGACTTTCCCATGTGCAGTTTCTGCCAAAAAGAGTACAAAGACCCTTTGAATAGACGTTTCCACGCGCAAACGGTGGCTTGTCCAAAATGCGGCCCTAAGGTTTACTTAACCACATGCAAAGGCGAACTGGTTTCCTCCAACGACCCGATAAGGGAGGCGGGTAAACTGCTTGTAGAAGGCTTCATTGTCGCCATTAAAGGGTATGGTGGCTTTCATGTGGCAGCGGCAACCACAAAGGATGAGCCCTTGATAAGGCTTAGGAAGGCAAAGCATAGGAGGCAGAAGCCCTTCGCTATTATGGCGCGAAGCCTTGAGGTTGTACGGTCCTTTGCTGAAGTGAGCCCAAAAGAAGCCGAGCTTTTAACTTCATATACACGTCCAATAGTGCTTCTGAAAAAAAGCAGCGAATACCGCCTTTCAAATCTGGTTGCTCCGGGTTTGCATAATGTTGGCGTCATGCTTCCCTATACTGGATTGCACTATATGTTGTTTGACAGCGTAGACGAGCCAGCCTTTGTTATGACCAGTGCGAATCCGCCAAACCAGCCCATAGTTAAAGACGATGAGGAAGCCCTAAAGACGTTGGGCGCCATCGTTGACTATTTCCTATTTCACAATAGGCGGATAGCCCACAGATGCGACGACTCGGTTGTGCGGGTGCACGACGAGAAACTGGTTTTTATTAGACGTTCGAGGGGTTACGCGCCCGCACCAATAATACTGAGGGAGAAAGCCAAAAAATGTGTCTTGGCTTTGGGGGGAGAACTGAACAACACCACTTGTATTTTGCTTGGCAACAAAGCCTTCATATCCCAGCATATAGGCGATGTGGAAAACATAGAAACCCGAGATTTTTTGGAGATTGCAGCCAAACATTTAATTCGCCTAACAAATAGCAAGGTGGACGCTGTTGCATGCGATTTACACCCAAAGTTCACAACAACAAAGCTTGCACAAAACTTGGCGGAGGAGAACGGTTGGCAACTTTTCCAAGTCCAACATCACTATGCCCATGTTGCGGCCTTAATGGCTGAACACGGCGTATCCGAAATCGTTGGTGTCTGCTGTGATGGCTACGGATACGGCGCTGACGGCGAGGCTTGGGGAGGCGAAATAATACTGGGCCTAAAAGATTCTATGGAATTTAAACGCCTAGCCCACCTTGAAAAACAGCCCATGATCGGTGCTGATTTGGCTACCCGTTATCCGCTTAGAATGGCGGCTGGAATATTACACAAAAAAGTGGATGTGGAAAACTGGCTCATGCAGAATATGGGGCGTTTCCCTCACGGCGAAAGTGAAGTTCAACTCGTTCTCCAGCAGTTGAAAAAGGGGGTTGGCACTGTTAAAACAACAAGCTGTGGAAGGATTTTAGATGCGGTTGCAGCCACTTTAGGTGTATGCTTCGAGCGAACATATGAGGGCGAGCCAGCCATGAAGCTGGAATCAACAGCCATGAATGGAAAAGATGTCTTGACATTAAAGCCAATAATTGAGGGCAACACCTTAAACACAACAGAACTGCTGTTGGAGATATTTGAAAACAGAGATAAATGCGACATACATGACTTGGCTTTCTCCGCCCACGCCTACCTAGCTAAAGGCCTAGCAGAATTAGCCATAGAAAAAGCATTAGAAAATGGCGTAAAAACCGTCGGCTTTTCTGGCGGAGTTGCATGCAACGAGATATTAACGAGAATCATGCGGGAAACCGTTGAAGCAGCTGGCTTAAAATTTCTTGTTCATGAGGCGGTTCCACCCGGTGACGGTGGTTTATCTTTTGGTCAAGCTTTCACTGCCGGGCTGCTGTCAACGTAA
- the rpmC gene encoding 50S ribosomal protein L29 has translation MPIIRVKEIREMPPEERRKKLNEFRTELLRLKTMVKAGGTVENPARIKELRRAIARILTVENEQKMEAVTAKGRKREGK, from the coding sequence ATGCCCATAATTAGGGTTAAGGAAATAAGGGAAATGCCGCCAGAAGAGCGGCGTAAAAAGCTTAACGAGTTCAGAACAGAACTTCTTAGGCTTAAAACTATGGTGAAAGCTGGCGGCACGGTGGAAAATCCCGCTAGAATAAAGGAGCTGCGGAGGGCTATTGCCAGAATATTGACGGTGGAAAACGAGCAAAAAATGGAGGCTGTTACGGCAAAGGGCAGAAAGAGGGAAGGCAAATGA